One part of the Sphaerochaeta sp. genome encodes these proteins:
- a CDS encoding gamma-glutamyl-gamma-aminobutyrate hydrolase family protein (Members of this family of hydrolases with an active site Cys residue belong to MEROPS family C26.), with protein sequence MRVHFIIHEPFEAPGTYQTWARSRGYAITHSRMYAYEQLPEDIDAIDMLVIMGGPQSPATTKEECPSFDAAAECACISRFIEAKKLVIGVCLGAQLVGETLGGRFAHSP encoded by the coding sequence ATGCGGGTACATTTCATCATACACGAACCCTTTGAAGCCCCGGGAACGTACCAGACCTGGGCAAGGTCGCGGGGATATGCCATCACCCATTCAAGGATGTATGCCTATGAGCAATTACCCGAGGATATCGACGCCATCGACATGCTGGTCATCATGGGAGGACCGCAAAGCCCGGCGACCACCAAAGAGGAATGCCCCTCCTTCGATGCCGCCGCGGAGTGCGCATGCATCTCCCGCTTCATCGAAGCGAAGAAGCTGGTCATCGGGGTGTGCCTGGGCGCCCAGTTGGTCGGAGAGACACTGGGGGGACGGTTTGCGCACAGTCCCTGA
- a CDS encoding DUF488 family protein has protein sequence MEVKVQRIYEATETQGYRILVDRLWPRGISKEKARLDAWEKEIAPSDSLRQWFSHDVERYDEFRRRYQAELDANPKVNAFLTLVRNALSSHDVILLFAAKDPLHNNAAVLREYLASHLQPIPANLQ, from the coding sequence ATGGAAGTAAAGGTACAACGCATCTACGAAGCCACAGAAACCCAAGGATACCGCATTCTGGTGGACCGTCTCTGGCCCCGGGGAATCTCCAAGGAGAAAGCGCGCCTGGATGCATGGGAGAAGGAGATCGCCCCCAGCGACAGCCTGCGTCAGTGGTTCTCCCATGACGTGGAACGGTACGATGAGTTCCGACGCCGCTACCAGGCGGAACTGGACGCCAATCCCAAGGTGAATGCGTTCCTGACCCTCGTCAGGAACGCCCTTTCTTCCCATGATGTCATTTTGCTGTTCGCCGCAAAAGATCCACTCCATAACAACGCGGCGGTCCTTCGGGAATATCTTGCGTCTCATCTGCAACCCATACCCGCCAACCTACAATGA
- a CDS encoding IS1595 family transposase has translation MQENIRSKSRKETPWTGKPDATPLQAFIDTCNQNNYFRRHPDNAETGESQFINSYQLTSCRWCGSGHIKAYGHTSLGIRRWKCNDCGRTFTPITGTIFDSRKIPLSEWLDFMLSVFGYGSFRLVSKSNRNAYNTTRYWMDKMFLVLRRCQQGVVLSGKIELDETYYKVRQPDIERRPDGKEYRGLSRNQICISIACDSRHVVCFEEGTGKPKKQKVYDLFREHIQPGCRLVHDMERAHSLLVEKLHLESTTYNSKVIKLLPDKENPLNDVNQYCRLLQLFLGSHSGFIRDGIQDYLNLFCFISNPPEDKFEKVEKFMRWAMLFPDLCRYRG, from the coding sequence ATGCAAGAAAACATACGCTCGAAATCACGAAAGGAAACACCTTGGACGGGAAAGCCTGACGCCACGCCATTACAGGCTTTCATCGATACATGCAACCAGAACAACTACTTCCGCCGCCATCCGGACAATGCGGAAACGGGAGAGTCCCAGTTCATCAACAGTTACCAACTGACCTCCTGCCGGTGGTGCGGGAGCGGGCACATCAAGGCATACGGTCACACATCCCTGGGAATACGCCGCTGGAAATGCAATGATTGCGGCAGGACGTTCACCCCGATCACGGGCACCATCTTCGACTCAAGGAAAATACCGTTGAGCGAATGGCTGGACTTCATGTTGTCGGTCTTCGGCTATGGCAGCTTCAGGCTTGTCTCGAAGTCGAACAGAAATGCCTACAACACCACGAGATACTGGATGGACAAGATGTTTCTGGTATTGCGCAGGTGCCAGCAAGGGGTTGTGCTTTCCGGGAAAATCGAGCTTGACGAGACGTATTACAAGGTAAGGCAACCCGACATCGAGAGGCGTCCTGACGGGAAGGAATACAGGGGGTTGTCGCGAAACCAGATATGCATCTCAATAGCCTGCGACAGCAGGCACGTGGTCTGTTTTGAGGAGGGCACGGGAAAGCCAAAGAAACAGAAGGTATATGATCTTTTTCGTGAACATATACAACCAGGGTGCCGGCTTGTCCACGATATGGAGAGGGCGCACTCGCTTCTTGTCGAGAAACTGCATCTGGAGAGCACAACTTACAACTCGAAGGTAATAAAGCTGTTGCCAGACAAGGAGAATCCCCTGAACGACGTGAACCAGTACTGCAGGCTTCTCCAATTGTTCCTTGGCTCCCATTCAGGGTTCATCCGTGATGGCATCCAGGACTATCTTAACCTGTTCTGTTTCATCTCGAATCCGCCGGAGGACAAGTTCGAGAAGGTCGAGAAATTCATGCGCTGGGCAATGCTATTCCCAGATTTGTGCCGTTATAGGGGGTAA
- the guaA gene encoding glutamine-hydrolyzing GMP synthase gives MQQHLHDTVLVLDFGAQYSQLIARRIRDLGVYSLIVPYTTMAKAIAEMAPVGLVFSGGPSSVGEADSPYPDPEIYRLGLPILGICYGLQVMTYQLGGHVSSAKKKEYGFADISLTDPTSKLLASVHQNSQIWMSHGDSVDKMAEGFRVTATTPNCPYTAVENDAKRFYGVQFHPEVVHTKEGKTILSNFVFGICNAKADWNMGNFIQDSIQKIRETVGDKQVLCGLSGGVDSSVAAVLIHEAIGDQLVCVFVNNGLLRKGEAQAVLSLFREKFNIRLQYADAEDAFLQALKGVTDPETKRHIIGKLFVDTFYQQAHSCGDISFLAQGTLYPDVIESRSPSGGPSSTIKSHHNVGGLPKDLKWQLLEPLKELFKDEVRQVGRELGLPEEVVSRHPFPGPGLGVRCVGEVTKTRLDTLRDVDAIFIEEIRKAGLYDKIWQALADLLPVKSVGVQGDHRTYEEVCTLRAVTSEDAMTADWYRFPPEVLQKCASRICNEVPGVNRVLYDITSKPPGTIEWE, from the coding sequence ATGCAACAGCATCTTCATGACACCGTGCTTGTATTGGATTTCGGAGCGCAGTACAGCCAGCTCATCGCACGCAGGATCCGGGATCTGGGCGTCTATAGCCTGATCGTCCCGTACACCACGATGGCCAAGGCCATCGCCGAGATGGCACCGGTCGGTTTGGTGTTCTCCGGTGGCCCTTCGTCCGTCGGAGAAGCGGATTCCCCGTATCCCGATCCTGAGATCTACCGGTTGGGCCTGCCCATTCTTGGCATCTGCTATGGACTGCAGGTGATGACCTACCAGCTGGGTGGCCACGTCAGTTCGGCAAAGAAGAAGGAATACGGCTTCGCCGACATTTCCTTGACCGACCCGACCAGCAAGCTGCTCGCTTCGGTCCATCAGAACTCACAGATCTGGATGAGCCATGGGGACTCGGTGGACAAGATGGCCGAGGGCTTCCGGGTGACGGCCACCACGCCGAACTGCCCGTATACGGCGGTGGAGAATGACGCAAAACGATTCTATGGAGTACAGTTCCATCCTGAGGTGGTCCACACCAAGGAAGGGAAGACAATCCTTTCCAACTTTGTCTTTGGTATCTGCAACGCCAAGGCGGATTGGAACATGGGCAACTTCATCCAGGATTCCATCCAGAAGATCCGTGAGACGGTGGGGGACAAGCAGGTGCTCTGCGGGCTGTCCGGCGGGGTGGATTCCTCCGTCGCCGCCGTCTTGATCCATGAGGCCATCGGAGACCAGCTGGTCTGTGTGTTCGTCAACAACGGACTGCTGCGCAAGGGAGAGGCACAGGCGGTGCTCTCCCTGTTCCGGGAAAAGTTCAACATCCGGCTCCAGTACGCCGACGCGGAGGACGCGTTCCTCCAGGCGCTGAAAGGCGTGACCGATCCGGAGACCAAACGGCACATCATCGGCAAACTGTTCGTCGATACGTTCTACCAGCAGGCACATTCCTGCGGGGACATCTCGTTCCTCGCCCAAGGGACGCTGTACCCGGATGTCATCGAATCGCGTTCCCCCAGCGGCGGCCCCAGTTCGACCATCAAGAGCCACCACAACGTGGGCGGTCTTCCCAAAGACCTGAAGTGGCAACTGCTTGAGCCGCTGAAAGAGCTGTTCAAGGATGAGGTGCGCCAGGTCGGCCGTGAGCTGGGGCTTCCGGAAGAGGTGGTCAGCCGCCATCCGTTCCCTGGTCCAGGCTTGGGCGTGCGGTGCGTCGGGGAAGTGACCAAGACCCGGCTGGATACGCTGCGGGATGTGGACGCCATCTTCATCGAAGAGATCCGCAAGGCGGGGTTGTATGACAAGATCTGGCAGGCGCTCGCCGACCTGCTTCCCGTCAAGAGTGTCGGCGTGCAGGGGGACCACCGGACCTACGAAGAGGTGTGCACCCTCCGCGCGGTGACCAGCGAGGACGCCATGACGGCGGACTGGTACCGCTTCCCACCGGAAGTGCTGCAGAAGTGCGCTTCGCGCATCTGCAACGAAGTGCCGGGAGTAAACCGCGTGCTGTACGACATCACTTCCAAGCCACCAGGGACGATTGAGTGGGAGTGA